From the genome of Virgibacillus proomii, one region includes:
- a CDS encoding UDP-N-acetylmuramoyl-L-alanyl-D-glutamate--2,6-diaminopimelate ligase, translated as MNLDELVSCLPFYQTNKSIDNIEVTNIVMDSRKVVSGNLFVCIAGYTVDGHDFVKQAEQKGAVAIVAEKPVDSKLPTIYVADSHRALSMLAVKFFENPTSKLPLIGVTGTNGKTTVTYLLEAIFQLAGRKTGVIGTIHMKIGEKTYPVVNTTPDALMLQQSFKHMVDEGVDQAIMEVSSHALVQGRAHGCDYDMAIFTNLSQDHLDFHKDMDEYLRAKSLLFAQLGNNYTEEKLKFAIINEDETASKVLKESTAQHVITYGINKPSQVTATNIKLGAKGIHFQLQTPVGNIHIKSKLMGKFNVYNMLAASAAAIATNIPLSVIQTAFEQIGGVNGRFEPVNEGQPFAVIVDYAHTPDSLENVLQTVKEFATERVFVVVGCGGDRDRTKRPIMAKIAVEYADKAILTSDNPRTEDPQAILDDMISGLSQDSTYEVIVDRKEAIYEAVHQAAPGDIIVIAGKGHETYQQIGHTKHDFDDRKVAREAILAKENK; from the coding sequence ATGAATTTAGATGAATTAGTAAGCTGTTTACCTTTTTATCAAACAAACAAAAGTATCGACAACATAGAAGTTACGAACATTGTGATGGACTCACGAAAAGTGGTGTCTGGCAATTTATTTGTTTGTATTGCTGGTTATACAGTCGACGGACATGATTTTGTTAAGCAGGCTGAACAAAAAGGAGCTGTTGCCATTGTCGCAGAAAAGCCGGTGGATTCAAAGCTTCCTACTATATATGTTGCCGATTCCCATCGGGCCTTGTCGATGCTCGCTGTAAAGTTTTTTGAGAATCCAACAAGTAAACTTCCTTTAATCGGTGTAACTGGAACAAACGGTAAAACAACCGTAACCTATTTGCTAGAAGCTATCTTTCAATTAGCTGGGCGAAAAACTGGTGTTATAGGCACCATACACATGAAGATTGGAGAAAAAACGTATCCGGTTGTAAATACTACTCCGGATGCACTCATGTTGCAGCAATCATTTAAACATATGGTGGACGAAGGAGTAGACCAAGCAATTATGGAGGTTTCTTCTCATGCACTTGTGCAAGGGAGGGCCCATGGCTGTGATTATGATATGGCTATATTTACCAATCTCTCCCAAGATCATTTAGATTTTCATAAAGATATGGATGAGTATTTACGAGCAAAAAGTCTGTTATTTGCTCAACTGGGAAATAATTATACGGAAGAAAAACTAAAATTTGCGATTATTAATGAAGATGAAACAGCAAGTAAAGTATTAAAAGAAAGCACTGCACAACATGTGATTACGTATGGTATTAATAAACCAAGTCAAGTGACGGCAACGAATATTAAATTAGGAGCTAAAGGAATCCATTTTCAGCTGCAAACCCCAGTCGGCAATATACATATTAAAAGTAAACTGATGGGTAAATTTAATGTTTATAATATGCTGGCAGCGAGTGCAGCCGCAATAGCCACAAACATTCCACTTTCGGTTATTCAAACAGCTTTTGAGCAAATCGGAGGCGTGAATGGACGGTTTGAGCCAGTTAATGAAGGTCAGCCATTTGCAGTAATTGTTGATTATGCACATACCCCGGACTCGTTGGAAAATGTCTTACAAACGGTGAAAGAGTTTGCCACTGAACGTGTGTTTGTAGTTGTTGGTTGTGGAGGAGATCGGGATCGGACAAAGCGCCCGATAATGGCAAAAATAGCGGTTGAATATGCAGATAAAGCAATTCTAACCTCTGATAATCCAAGAACGGAAGATCCACAGGCGATTCTAGATGATATGATCAGTGGATTATCACAGGATTCCACATATGAAGTAATTGTTGATCGTAAGGAAGCTATTTATGAAGCGGTTCATCAAGCAGCACCTGGAGATATTATCGTAATTGCTGGAAAAGGTCATGAAACGTATCAGCAGATTGGTCATACAAAACATGATTTTGATGATCGAAAAGTCGCCCGTGAAGCAATTTTAGCGAAGGAGAATAAATGA
- a CDS encoding UDP-N-acetylmuramoyl-tripeptide--D-alanyl-D-alanine ligase — MFTVKWLSQVLPDYKGNIINQSIQGVYTDSRETMTNGLFVPIIGERFDGHEFVDQAIANGAVAVIWGKEKKLPETIPEHITVFKVDNTLTALQTVASEYRKLVGPIVIGITGSNGKTTTKDMVAAILKTTYKTHCTVGNFNNHIGLPLTILSMPKDTEALVVEMGMSHSGEIQLLSTIAKPDYAIITNIGESHIEFLGSRENIAKAKLEILAGLSKTGTLVIDGDEPLLSHLHHHDYVKTCGFTAGNDTQITSTVLKQEQTVFQILDGTTYTIPFLGSHHAKNAALAITIGKCLHIPTEKIQTAFDSIMKTGMRFEKRIGKNGVTIINDAYNASATSMKAAIQVVKQMEGFSERVLVLGDILELGAYSEAMHRSIVEVIDKPITKVCTFGKAAKYITEAMNEQNNQIPAEHYSTKQALLKALQPHLHEKAIILFKASRGLKFEVLITELNQSI; from the coding sequence ATGTTTACGGTAAAGTGGCTTTCGCAAGTATTGCCAGACTATAAGGGAAATATAATTAATCAATCGATTCAAGGCGTTTACACAGATAGTCGTGAGACAATGACAAATGGTTTATTTGTCCCTATTATTGGTGAACGCTTTGATGGACATGAGTTTGTCGATCAAGCCATCGCGAATGGAGCAGTTGCAGTTATATGGGGTAAGGAAAAAAAGCTACCGGAAACGATACCTGAACATATTACGGTATTTAAGGTTGATAATACGTTGACAGCCCTTCAAACCGTAGCGTCAGAGTATCGCAAATTGGTTGGTCCAATTGTGATTGGTATCACGGGTTCCAATGGCAAGACGACAACGAAAGACATGGTTGCAGCAATTTTAAAGACAACGTATAAGACCCATTGCACAGTTGGTAATTTTAATAATCATATTGGTTTGCCATTAACGATTTTGTCAATGCCGAAAGACACAGAAGCATTGGTTGTTGAAATGGGAATGAGCCACTCTGGAGAGATTCAATTATTATCCACCATCGCGAAGCCTGATTATGCTATTATCACAAATATCGGTGAATCACATATCGAATTTTTAGGTTCTAGGGAAAATATTGCCAAGGCTAAACTGGAAATACTAGCAGGACTAAGTAAAACAGGTACATTAGTAATCGATGGAGATGAACCATTATTAAGTCATCTACACCATCATGATTATGTAAAAACATGTGGTTTTACAGCGGGTAATGATACACAAATTACTTCGACAGTATTAAAGCAAGAACAAACGGTATTCCAAATACTTGATGGCACCACTTATACGATTCCCTTTTTAGGAAGTCATCATGCTAAGAATGCTGCTTTAGCGATTACAATAGGCAAATGTTTACATATACCAACTGAAAAAATCCAAACAGCATTTGATTCTATCATGAAAACAGGCATGCGGTTTGAAAAACGAATTGGAAAAAATGGTGTCACGATCATTAACGATGCGTACAATGCTTCTGCAACATCGATGAAAGCTGCCATTCAGGTTGTTAAACAAATGGAAGGATTTTCGGAAAGGGTATTAGTGCTAGGAGATATATTAGAACTGGGAGCTTATTCTGAAGCTATGCATCGATCTATTGTAGAAGTAATTGATAAACCAATTACAAAAGTTTGCACATTTGGTAAAGCTGCTAAATATATTACAGAGGCGATGAATGAGCAGAATAACCAGATTCCTGCTGAACATTACTCAACCAAACAAGCTTTACTCAAAGCGCTGCAACCTCATTTACATGAAAAAGCAATTATTTTATTTAAAGCTTCTAGAGGGTTGAAGTTTGAAGTATTAATAACTGAGTTGAATCAGTCTATATAG
- the mraY gene encoding phospho-N-acetylmuramoyl-pentapeptide-transferase, with protein sequence MNFSVLFITMAIAFLITVLLSPIFIPFLRRLKFGQSIREEGPKSHMKKTGTPTMGGIMIVFSIVITSLIMAWKTNPVGVSYELWILLFVLVGYGLLGFLDDFIKIIKKRNLGLTSKQKLLGQLIIALIVFFVLRYQGFPTYISIPGTTIQLELGWGYAILIIFMLVGSSNAVNLTDGLDGLLAGTAAIAFGAFGILAWYGFPQNEVTIFALAVVGALLGFLVFNAHPAKVFMGDTGSLALGGAIAAIAILTKLEIVLVIVGGVFVIETLSVIIQVISFKTTGKRVFKMSPLHHHYELLGWSEWRVVTTFWLVGLVFAALGIYIEVGLN encoded by the coding sequence ATGAATTTTTCTGTGTTATTTATAACCATGGCTATCGCATTCTTAATTACCGTCCTTTTATCTCCTATTTTTATTCCATTTTTAAGACGATTGAAGTTTGGACAAAGTATTAGGGAAGAAGGACCTAAATCCCATATGAAAAAGACTGGAACACCAACGATGGGTGGTATTATGATTGTTTTTAGCATTGTCATAACTTCTCTAATTATGGCATGGAAAACAAATCCAGTCGGTGTTAGCTATGAATTGTGGATTTTATTGTTTGTTCTCGTGGGATATGGTCTGTTAGGATTTTTAGATGATTTTATTAAAATTATAAAAAAACGCAATCTTGGCTTGACCTCAAAACAAAAGTTGCTAGGACAATTAATTATTGCGCTTATTGTATTTTTTGTCTTACGATATCAAGGATTTCCAACGTATATTTCTATTCCAGGTACAACCATTCAGTTGGAATTAGGCTGGGGTTACGCAATTTTAATTATATTTATGCTCGTTGGTTCATCGAATGCAGTAAATTTAACAGATGGTTTAGACGGGTTACTGGCAGGAACTGCTGCCATTGCGTTTGGTGCCTTTGGAATTTTAGCTTGGTATGGCTTCCCACAAAATGAGGTAACTATTTTTGCATTAGCTGTGGTCGGAGCATTACTGGGCTTTCTTGTGTTCAATGCACATCCTGCTAAAGTGTTTATGGGAGATACAGGTTCGTTAGCATTAGGAGGAGCGATTGCTGCCATTGCGATTTTAACCAAACTAGAGATCGTTCTAGTCATTGTTGGCGGTGTGTTTGTCATTGAAACACTTTCTGTGATTATTCAAGTAATATCATTTAAAACAACTGGAAAAAGGGTGTTTAAAATGAGCCCATTACATCATCATTATGAGCTTTTAGGCTGGTCAGAATGGCGCGTCGTGACAACCTTTTGGCTAGTAGGGCTTGTTTTTGCAGCTTTAGGAATTTATATTGAGGTGGGCTTAAATTGA
- the murD gene encoding UDP-N-acetylmuramoyl-L-alanine--D-glutamate ligase, producing the protein MTRLKDFPYNHILVLGLAKSGTAAARVLLQHGKKVRVNDQKAAANDSEVKKLKAMGADMILGSHPICVLDGIEIIVKNPGINYENPIIKEAVERQIPIITEIEIAAQLTDAPIIGITGSNGKTTTTTLTTEMLKKSNQAVKVAGNIGIVATEIAENLVENERLVLELSSFQLMGVDKFKPKIAVLLNIFKAHLDYHKTFENYKQAKFNIFKNQTEDDYLVYNANDKNIIAEVGKCKATKIPFSVKEQLANGAWMDENSIYFKDEKIMDRIDISLLGEHNYENILAAVAAAKLSGATNEGIRTVLSMFTGVKHRLQFVGNFHERLFYNDSKATNILATQKALSAFEQPVILLAGGLDRGNEFTDLLPYMKHVKALVLFGETANKLKEIGKKANIPVIRLTENVQSAVQIAFEISQQKDIILLSPACASWDQYRTFEERGDMFIQAVHTLV; encoded by the coding sequence TTGACAAGGCTAAAAGATTTTCCCTATAACCATATTCTTGTTTTAGGATTAGCAAAAAGCGGCACTGCTGCCGCAAGAGTTTTGTTACAACATGGAAAAAAAGTACGTGTAAATGATCAAAAGGCAGCAGCAAACGATTCAGAGGTAAAAAAACTAAAAGCGATGGGCGCAGACATGATACTCGGCTCCCATCCTATTTGTGTGCTTGATGGAATTGAAATCATTGTGAAAAATCCGGGAATTAATTATGAAAACCCAATTATAAAAGAAGCGGTAGAACGTCAGATCCCAATTATTACAGAAATTGAGATAGCTGCCCAGCTAACGGATGCTCCGATCATCGGTATAACAGGCTCAAATGGGAAGACAACGACGACAACGTTAACTACGGAAATGTTAAAGAAAAGTAATCAGGCTGTTAAAGTTGCGGGAAATATAGGGATCGTTGCGACTGAAATAGCTGAAAACTTAGTAGAAAACGAAAGGTTAGTTTTAGAATTATCTTCTTTTCAGCTGATGGGAGTTGATAAGTTTAAACCAAAAATTGCTGTCTTACTTAACATATTTAAAGCACATTTAGATTATCATAAAACCTTTGAGAACTATAAACAGGCAAAGTTTAATATATTTAAAAATCAAACGGAAGACGATTATCTTGTATATAATGCGAATGATAAAAATATCATAGCAGAGGTTGGGAAATGCAAAGCAACAAAAATTCCTTTCTCTGTAAAAGAACAGCTTGCTAATGGGGCTTGGATGGATGAAAATTCCATTTATTTCAAAGATGAAAAGATTATGGATCGAATCGATATTTCCTTATTAGGTGAGCACAATTATGAAAATATTTTAGCTGCAGTGGCAGCTGCTAAATTAAGTGGTGCTACAAATGAAGGAATTCGGACAGTTCTATCTATGTTTACTGGGGTTAAACATCGTTTGCAATTTGTTGGTAATTTCCATGAACGCTTGTTTTATAATGATTCCAAAGCCACGAATATTTTAGCAACGCAAAAGGCATTATCAGCTTTTGAACAACCGGTTATTTTATTAGCGGGTGGTTTAGATCGTGGTAATGAATTTACGGATTTACTTCCATATATGAAGCATGTGAAAGCATTAGTATTATTTGGCGAAACGGCAAATAAATTAAAAGAAATAGGTAAAAAAGCGAATATCCCTGTTATTCGGTTAACAGAAAATGTTCAATCAGCAGTCCAAATTGCTTTTGAAATTTCTCAACAGAAAGATATTATTTTGTTATCACCAGCATGTGCCAGTTGGGACCAATATCGAACATTTGAAGAAAGAGGAGACATGTTTATACAAGCTGTGCATACATTAGTATAG
- the spoVE gene encoding stage V sporulation protein E — MGVIVALLIIGIAMVYSSSFVWAEYKFNDAWYYVKRQALFAGAGMIAMIFTMNLPYTTWKKYAKLILLFCFSLLLLVLIPGIGMVRGGAQSWIGIGAFSIQPSEFMKLGLIIFLATYLSVNQKYITSLRKGFFPSLLLVFTAFGLIMLQPDLGTGMVLVLTCMVMIFTAGARLSHFFGLAAVGLAGFIVLIASAPYRISRITAFLNPWEDPLGDGFQIIQSLYAIGPGGLMGLGFGESLQKFFYLPEPQTDFIFAILGEELGFIGGTAVLLLFFLLLWRGIKIALEAPDSFSRFLALGIVSMLALQAMINISVVIGLIPVTGITLPFLSYGGSSLTLILCSVGILLNISRYTKI; from the coding sequence ATGGGTGTTATTGTTGCTTTATTAATTATTGGCATCGCCATGGTTTACAGTTCTTCATTTGTATGGGCAGAATATAAATTTAATGATGCGTGGTATTATGTGAAACGTCAAGCTCTGTTTGCAGGTGCTGGAATGATAGCGATGATTTTTACCATGAATCTTCCATATACGACATGGAAAAAATATGCCAAATTGATTCTGCTGTTTTGTTTTAGCTTATTATTACTTGTTTTGATACCAGGAATTGGTATGGTAAGAGGCGGTGCACAAAGTTGGATTGGAATCGGCGCATTTAGCATTCAGCCTTCTGAGTTTATGAAGTTAGGCTTAATTATATTTTTAGCTACCTATCTATCGGTAAACCAAAAATATATTACATCGTTAAGGAAGGGCTTCTTTCCATCTCTGTTATTGGTTTTTACAGCTTTTGGTTTAATTATGCTTCAACCTGATTTAGGAACAGGCATGGTGCTTGTATTAACTTGTATGGTCATGATATTTACTGCTGGAGCTAGGTTGTCACATTTTTTTGGATTGGCTGCTGTTGGACTAGCAGGATTTATTGTACTAATTGCATCAGCTCCATACCGGATTAGTCGAATAACGGCTTTCCTTAATCCGTGGGAAGATCCCTTAGGTGATGGATTTCAAATTATTCAATCTCTATACGCAATCGGTCCAGGAGGTTTAATGGGACTTGGATTTGGGGAAAGCTTACAGAAGTTTTTTTATTTACCAGAGCCACAAACAGATTTCATTTTTGCTATTTTAGGAGAGGAACTTGGCTTTATCGGCGGAACCGCTGTTCTCTTGTTATTTTTTCTGTTGTTATGGCGCGGAATTAAAATCGCCCTTGAAGCACCAGATAGTTTTTCACGCTTTTTAGCATTGGGTATTGTTTCGATGCTGGCGCTTCAAGCAATGATTAATATTAGTGTTGTTATCGGACTGATCCCTGTAACTGGGATTACACTTCCTTTTTTAAGTTATGGTGGTTCTTCTTTAACGTTAATCTTATGTTCTGTAGGTATTTTGTTAAATATTAGTAGATACACAAAAATATAG